From the genome of Corallococcus macrosporus DSM 14697:
ACAGGGAGATGAGGCAGCGCTGGTCCGCGGGCGGCAGGCAGTTGCGGCCCTTCCAGACCCAGTTGGCCTTCTCCGCCTTCGCCAGCGCGTCCACGTCCAGCACCGTCTGCCACGGCGTCTGGGCGCCCACGTAGCCCTCCAGCGAGGCGTGCCGCCAGAGGCCCCGGGGGTTGCCCCGGTCCTGCCAGAAGTTGTCCACCCCGCCGGCCCGGAAGCGGGGGCTGGGGATGCGGTCGGTGGAGGTGAGCAGCTCCAGCGCCTGCGCGTGGAAGGTCTCGAAGCGCGGGTCCTTCTCCAGCACCGCGAGCGTGCGCGCGTTCTGGGCACGCACCCACTCGAGCGCCTTCTCCCCGTGGACCTCCTCCAGCCACAGGAAGGGGTCCTGTGTGTCCTCGGCCATCGCCACGGAGGTGGTGAGCAGCCCGGTCAGCAACGACGCCACGTACGCCCTTCTCATGTCCTCATCTCCTGGTGCCCGAGGTGGCCCACCAACAGGCCGAGCCCCCTCCCATTCCCCGACCCTGGCGTCTGTGCCAGGAGCGCCCCGCGAGCGCCCGTCATGGGTGCGTCGCATCGGGGCTGGCGGTGATGGCCCGCGAGGGAGTATGGCTCCCGCCACGTACGTCCCCCCGGAGCGGCCGGCTCCGTGCGCGATGACGTCAGGAGTGGAAGCAGGTGGAGACGACAGGACCCAGCGACAAGGGGGAGCGGCTGTGGCCGTGGGTGGGCGCCGCGCTCGGTGTGCTGTGGTTCCTCGCGGCGGGCGGCGGTCCGACGCTCGACCCCACCCATCTGGACTGGATGGGCGTGGGAGACCCGGCGCAGCACGTGCTCGGGTGGCTGCACTTCCGTGACGCGCCGTGGGGCTTCCCGCTGGGCCGCCCCCCCAGCTTGATGCACCCGCACGTCATGACGGTGGGCTTCTCGGACGCGAACCCCTGGGTGTCGCTCCTGCTCAAGCCCTTCGCTGGCTGGCTGCCACGGGACTTCCAGTTCGTCGGCCCGTGGCTGGCCTCGTGCCTGGCGCTCCAGGGCTGGATGGCCGTGAAGCTGCTGGGCCTCTTCACGCGCAGTCCCCCGCAGCGGCTGCTGGGCGCGGCGCTGTTCGTGTCGGCGCCCATCCTCCTCTACCGCTCCGGGCACGACACGCTCTGCGCGCACTGGCTGCTGACCGCGATGCTGTGGCTGAACCTGCGCCCGCGGGACGACGCCCGGGCCGCGTGGCGCGCGCTGCGGTGGACGCTGCTCGTCAACCTGCTCGCCGCGGGGACGCATCCGTACCTGACGGTGATGGTGTTCGCGCTCGGCGTGGCCCTGCTCGTCCAGGTGCACCGGGAAGGGCACCTGTCCAAGGGCGCGACGGCCGGCGCGTTCGCGGGCCTGGGCCTGACGGTGGCCATCCCCTTCCTCGCCTTCGGCTACATCGGCCAGGGCGTGAGCACGGGCGCGAGCGGCTTCGGCTTCTACAGCGCGGACCTGCTCACCTTCATCAACCCGCTGGGCTGGTCCCGCTGGCTGCCCGCGCTGCCCATCACCCCTGGCCAGTATGAGGGCTTCGGCTACCTGGGCACGGGCGCGCTCGTGCTCGGCGTCGCGGGCGTGCTGGGGTGGCTGACGGGTGGCAGGCCGCGCGACTGGCGCCAGGTGAAGCCCGTGCTGCCGCTGCTCCTGGTGGCGTTCGCGCTGGCGGTGCTCGGCTTCTCGTCGACGATGACGGCGGCGGGCCGCACGGTGCTGACGATGCGCAAGCTGATGGAGCCCGTCATGCCGATGCTCGGGGCCTTCCGCGCGTCCGGCCGCTTCATCTGGCCCTTCTATTACCTGCTGCTGACGGGCGTGCTCGCGCTCGTGCTGTGGCGCTGGCGCCAGCGGCCCCGCGTGGCCACCGCCCTGCTGCTGGGCGCGGTGCTGCTCCAGCTCGCGGACTCTCCGGACGTGTGGGCCCGGGCGCGCTTCGTCGGCGCGCCCTGGCCGCGGCTGAAGGCCCCCGAATGGGAGCAGGTGGACGCCAGCTACCGCTTCGTCACCCTGGTGCCCCCCGTCATCCACGGCTCGCAGAGGCCGTGCGTGGAGAACACCTTCCCGGAAGGGACCTACGTGCGCTTCGGCGACCTCGCCTACCGCAAGGGCCTGACGACCAACAGCGGCTACTCCGCCCGGCTCGACGAGCCGCGCGTCGCGGAGGTCTGCGCCGCGCTCCTGGACGACGTGGAGCACGGGCGCCTGGCGGAGGACACCCTCTACGTGGTCGACACCGCGAAGCTGCCCCTCTTCCAGCGCCTGGGCGACCGCGTCACCTGCGGCGTGCTGGACGGCTACACCGTGTGCGTTCCCGCCCGGGACACCGGCTTGCGCGAGGCCCTGCGGCGCGCGCCGCCGGCGGCGTTCACCCCGGAGCCGCCCGCCTCGGCGGACACCCCTCCCTGAGCCCCCCCATGAGCTTCCAGCCTCCCGTCATCCCCGCTTCCGAAGTCCCCTCGGCCCTGGGCGCGCGGGGCTACGCCGTGCTCACGCGTGAAGGCCTCTGCGAGCTCGCGGGGATTGAGTCCCCAGCGCTAGAGGGCCTGCGGGCG
Proteins encoded in this window:
- a CDS encoding DUF6311 domain-containing protein, which gives rise to METTGPSDKGERLWPWVGAALGVLWFLAAGGGPTLDPTHLDWMGVGDPAQHVLGWLHFRDAPWGFPLGRPPSLMHPHVMTVGFSDANPWVSLLLKPFAGWLPRDFQFVGPWLASCLALQGWMAVKLLGLFTRSPPQRLLGAALFVSAPILLYRSGHDTLCAHWLLTAMLWLNLRPRDDARAAWRALRWTLLVNLLAAGTHPYLTVMVFALGVALLVQVHREGHLSKGATAGAFAGLGLTVAIPFLAFGYIGQGVSTGASGFGFYSADLLTFINPLGWSRWLPALPITPGQYEGFGYLGTGALVLGVAGVLGWLTGGRPRDWRQVKPVLPLLLVAFALAVLGFSSTMTAAGRTVLTMRKLMEPVMPMLGAFRASGRFIWPFYYLLLTGVLALVLWRWRQRPRVATALLLGAVLLQLADSPDVWARARFVGAPWPRLKAPEWEQVDASYRFVTLVPPVIHGSQRPCVENTFPEGTYVRFGDLAYRKGLTTNSGYSARLDEPRVAEVCAALLDDVEHGRLAEDTLYVVDTAKLPLFQRLGDRVTCGVLDGYTVCVPARDTGLREALRRAPPAAFTPEPPASADTPP